A stretch of the Panicum virgatum strain AP13 chromosome 9N, P.virgatum_v5, whole genome shotgun sequence genome encodes the following:
- the LOC120688245 gene encoding uncharacterized protein C6C3.02c-like — protein sequence MPRRSSGRSAPRPAPRAAPMRNPPQPARQAPPPAPAQSGGGSILGGIGSTIAQGMAFGTGSAMAHRAVDAVMGPRTIQHETVVSEAAAAAPASPMMNADACGNHSKAFQDCLNHYGSDISKCQFYLDMLNECRRGGATA from the exons ATGCCTCGCCGCAGCTCAG GAAGGTCAGCACCACGCCCTGCTCCGCGTGCTGCTCCTATGAGGAACCCACCACAGCCAG CACGCcaggctcctcctccagcccctgCTCAGAGTGGTGGTGGCTCCATCCTTGGAGGAATTGGGTCCACAATTGCTCAAG GTATGGCGTTTGGTACTGGCAGTGCCATGGCACACAGAGCTGTTGATGCTGTAATGGGCCCCCGTACCATTCAGCATGAGACTGTTGTctcggaggctgctgctgctgctcccgcttCTCCAATGATGAACGCTGATGCTTGCGGCAACCATTCTAAGGCCTTCCAAGAT TGTCTCAACCACTATGGCAGCGACATCAGCAAGTGCCAGTTCTACCTTGACATGCTGAACGAGtgccgccgcggtggcgcaaCTGCATAA